One window of Artemia franciscana chromosome 16, ASM3288406v1, whole genome shotgun sequence genomic DNA carries:
- the LOC136036777 gene encoding S-phase kinase-associated protein 2-like: protein MPKTKRWSIETVPVESEILADMGVVPVSDDSCDSADPAPTPPTSFPSPAEFHNNNGNDPADIENPYSLISLAMDSSEQVPGSYSGYKKRKVYSESEGGFLNLSDELMIYIFSLLPKPCLAKCLSVCKNWNRLASDESLWRKVDLSSKMLKPQHFGIALDRGVHYARCTRIHVQDPAFQFIPNSLPLIYLDLTMATISVKSLNQLLFASRRIKKLSLEHCTLNDESCQAISSMKNLETLNLAMCYGLMGVGLKTIVENCKHLEALNIAWTGLSKFSLDSLFVSLPNRLRRLNISGFRHELTNEHIESLCIKCPKLFELDISDAINITEDSIDAIAKSLPSLEYLAASRCYNIPIMAFTHLQLCKSLNHLDLFGNWNARNLELLEKMLPKVTFSMFKFSSIARPTVGLRRTSIWEVRVRS from the coding sequence ATGCCAAAAACCAAACGATGGAGTATTGAAACAGTCCCAGTGGAGTCAGAGATTCTTGCTGACATGGGAGTTGTTCCAGTTAGTGATGATTCGTGTGACTCTGCAGATCCTGCACCAACCCCTCCAACGTCATTCCCCTCACCTGCTGAATTTCATAATAATAATGGCAATGATCCAGCTGATATTGAAAATCCATATTCACTAATAAGCCTGGCAATGGATAGTAGTGAACAAGTACCTGGGAGCTATAGTGGCTATAAAAAACGTAAAGTATATAGTGAGAGTGAAGGTGGATTTCTGAATCTATCTGATGAGCTaatgatttatatattttccctTTTGCCTAAACCTTGTCTTGCAAAGTGTCTATCTGTCTGTAAAAATTGGAACAGGCTGGCTTCTGATGAATCCCTGTGGCGAAAAGTTGATCTTAGCAGCAAAATGCTGAAACCTCAGCATTTTGGTATTGCTCTAGATCGAGGTGTGCATTATGCTCGCTGTACAAGAATACATGTCCAGGATCCAGCATTTCAATTCATTCCCAATTCTTTGCCACTTATCTATTTAGACTTAACAATGGCTACTATATCTGTTAAGTCACTGAATCAATTGCTCTTTGCATCaaggagaataaaaaaattgagtttggAACATTGTACTCTTAATGATGAGTCGTGTCAAGCCATTTCAAGTATGAAAAACCTTGAAACATTGAATCTAGCAATGTGTTATGGTCTGATGGGAGTTGGGCTTAAAACAATTGTCGAAAATTGTAAACATTTGGAAGCTTTGAATATAGCTTGGACTGGACTGTCGAAATTTTCACTGGATTCTCTATTTGTCAGTTTACCCAATCGATTACGTCGACTAAATATAAGTGGATTCAGACATGAATTAACAAACGAGCATATAGAAAGTCTATGCATAAAATGCCCTAAGCTATTTGAGCTTGACATAAGCGATGCTATTAATATTACAGAAGATTCAATTGATGCTATTGCGAAGTCCTTACCATCGCTAGAATATCTAGCAGCTTCCCGTTGTTATAATATACCAATAATGGCCTTCACTCATTTGCAACTCTGCAAATCTTTGAATCATTTAGATCTTTTTGGAAATTGGAATGCTAGAAATTTGGAGCTATTGGAAAAGATGCTTCCAAAAGTAACGTTTAGCATGTTTAAGTTTTCCAGTATTGCCAGACCAACGGTTGGATTGAGGAGAACTAGCATTTGGGAAGTCCGTGTTCGTTCATAA